Proteins co-encoded in one Halococcoides cellulosivorans genomic window:
- a CDS encoding type 1 glutamine amidotransferase produces the protein MDRPRLALLNAAHEQPDTRQNFERELDADLDVFHCPSGEFPDGFQYDGVVITGSSASVYWDEEWIGATKVWVGDAIRAGLPALGVCFGHQLVADVMGGSVKGMGEYELGYQTVNQDGSNRLLDEVDETMTVFMSHSDHVTDAPPGATVFARNEYGIQGFRNGHAFGVQFHPEYDMETAETITRGKSDQLTAERIERVLDEITVENYAEAREVTTLFDNFVAFVNETQRKRIEQ, from the coding sequence ATGGATCGGCCACGGCTCGCATTACTGAACGCGGCCCACGAACAACCGGACACGCGACAGAATTTCGAGCGGGAACTGGACGCCGACCTCGACGTCTTTCATTGCCCCTCGGGAGAGTTTCCCGACGGGTTCCAGTACGACGGGGTCGTCATCACCGGATCGAGCGCGTCCGTCTACTGGGACGAAGAGTGGATCGGAGCGACGAAAGTCTGGGTCGGAGACGCGATTCGAGCGGGACTGCCAGCGCTGGGCGTCTGTTTCGGCCACCAACTCGTGGCCGACGTGATGGGAGGGAGCGTCAAGGGGATGGGCGAGTACGAACTCGGCTATCAGACGGTCAACCAGGACGGGTCGAATCGCCTGCTCGATGAGGTCGACGAGACCATGACGGTGTTCATGAGCCACTCGGATCACGTCACCGACGCGCCGCCGGGAGCGACGGTGTTCGCGAGAAACGAGTACGGAATCCAGGGGTTTCGGAACGGACACGCGTTCGGCGTCCAGTTCCACCCGGAGTACGACATGGAGACCGCCGAGACGATCACACGCGGCAAATCGGATCAGCTCACGGCCGAGCGCATCGAACGGGTCCTCGACGAGATTACGGTCGAGAACTACGCCGAGGCCAGGGAGGTGACGACGCTGTTCGACAACTTCGTCGCGTTCGTGAACGAGACCCAGCGGAAGCGAATCGAACAGTAG
- a CDS encoding CDC48 family AAA ATPase, which produces MNEVQLEVAKAYPNDSGRGIARLDPDTLLHLKLSPGDIIEIEGGDTTAAKVWRADRQDWNSDTVRIDGFTRQNADVGIGERVEIRKAEATKADRLVLAPPEEASVQFGSDAAGMVKRQILKRPVVERDIVPVMSSTNHPFMRSPGQAIPLIAVETDPDGVVLVTEDTEVDLREEPISGFEKTGGGITYEDIGGLEKEIQRVREMVELPMKHPQIFKKLGIEPPQGVLLHGPPGTGKTLLAKAVANETSANFFSIAGPEIISKYYGESEQQLREIFEEATEDSPSIIFIDELDSIAPKREDVTGEVERRVVAQLLTMMDGLESRGQVIVIAATNRVDAVDPALRRPGRFDREIEIGVPDETGRKEILQIHTRGMPLSDDIGMDTLAGETHGFVGADIESLTKEAAMKALRRYLPEIDLDEEDIPPSLIDRMIIKRDDFQGALNEVEPSAMREVLVELPKIDWDDVGGLDRAKERVQEAVEWPMSSPEKFKRLGVEPPAGVLLYGPPGTGKTLMAKAVANETDANFISIRGPQLLSKWVGESEKAIRQTFRKARQVAPTIVFFDELDAIAPGRGGGDVGSNVSERVVNQLLTELDGLEQMENVMVVAATNRPDMIDPALIRSGRFDRLVYIGEPDRDGREAILDIHTQNTPLAADVSLRELADITEGYVGSDLESIAREAAIEALREDDDADIVEMSHFRSALEDVRPTVDEDIREYFEQMEEEFKGSGTEPQSPGGSGRIGFQ; this is translated from the coding sequence ATGAACGAGGTACAACTCGAGGTGGCCAAGGCGTACCCGAACGACTCGGGACGTGGCATCGCCCGCCTCGATCCGGATACCCTCCTGCACCTCAAGCTCTCGCCCGGCGATATCATCGAGATCGAGGGCGGCGACACCACCGCCGCGAAGGTCTGGCGGGCCGACCGCCAGGACTGGAACAGTGACACGGTCCGAATCGACGGTTTCACACGACAGAACGCCGACGTCGGCATCGGAGAACGCGTCGAGATCCGGAAAGCCGAGGCCACGAAGGCCGATCGACTCGTCCTCGCCCCGCCCGAGGAGGCCTCCGTGCAGTTCGGCTCCGACGCCGCGGGCATGGTCAAACGACAGATCCTCAAACGTCCGGTCGTCGAGCGCGACATCGTGCCCGTGATGAGTTCGACCAATCACCCGTTCATGCGCTCGCCCGGGCAGGCGATCCCGCTGATCGCCGTCGAGACCGATCCCGACGGCGTCGTCCTCGTCACCGAGGACACCGAGGTCGATCTGCGCGAAGAGCCCATCAGCGGGTTCGAGAAGACTGGCGGCGGGATCACCTACGAGGACATCGGCGGCCTCGAAAAGGAGATCCAGCGCGTCCGGGAGATGGTCGAGTTACCGATGAAACACCCCCAGATCTTCAAGAAACTGGGGATCGAGCCCCCACAGGGCGTCCTCTTGCACGGCCCGCCGGGGACCGGCAAGACCCTGCTCGCGAAAGCGGTCGCCAACGAGACCTCGGCAAACTTCTTCTCGATCGCTGGCCCGGAGATCATCTCGAAGTACTACGGAGAGAGCGAACAGCAACTGCGTGAGATCTTCGAGGAGGCGACCGAGGACTCCCCGTCGATCATCTTCATCGACGAACTCGACTCGATCGCGCCGAAACGCGAAGACGTCACCGGCGAGGTCGAGCGTCGTGTCGTCGCCCAACTCCTGACGATGATGGACGGCCTGGAATCGCGTGGCCAGGTCATCGTCATCGCGGCGACCAACCGGGTCGACGCCGTCGATCCGGCGCTGCGCCGTCCCGGGCGGTTCGACCGCGAGATCGAGATCGGCGTCCCCGACGAGACCGGCCGCAAGGAGATCCTCCAGATCCACACGCGTGGAATGCCGCTGAGCGACGACATCGGGATGGACACCCTCGCCGGGGAGACCCACGGGTTCGTCGGGGCGGACATCGAATCGCTCACGAAAGAGGCGGCGATGAAGGCGCTCCGCCGATACCTCCCGGAGATCGACCTCGACGAGGAGGACATCCCGCCGAGTCTGATCGACCGGATGATCATCAAACGCGACGACTTCCAGGGCGCGCTCAACGAGGTCGAGCCCTCGGCAATGCGGGAGGTCCTCGTCGAGTTGCCGAAGATCGATTGGGACGACGTCGGCGGCCTCGATCGCGCCAAAGAGCGCGTCCAGGAGGCCGTCGAGTGGCCGATGAGTTCCCCGGAGAAGTTCAAGCGCCTGGGTGTCGAACCGCCCGCGGGCGTCCTCCTCTACGGCCCGCCAGGCACCGGAAAGACGCTAATGGCGAAAGCCGTCGCCAACGAGACCGACGCAAACTTCATCTCGATCCGCGGCCCGCAACTGCTCAGCAAGTGGGTTGGCGAATCGGAGAAGGCGATCCGCCAGACGTTCCGCAAGGCCCGCCAGGTCGCGCCGACGATCGTCTTTTTCGACGAACTCGACGCGATCGCGCCCGGGCGTGGCGGCGGTGACGTCGGGTCGAACGTCTCCGAGCGCGTCGTCAATCAGCTGTTGACCGAACTCGACGGCCTCGAACAGATGGAAAACGTCATGGTCGTCGCCGCGACCAACCGCCCCGACATGATCGATCCGGCACTGATCCGCTCGGGCCGGTTCGACCGCCTGGTCTACATCGGAGAACCCGATCGGGACGGTCGCGAGGCCATCCTCGACATCCACACGCAGAATACGCCACTCGCCGCAGACGTCAGCCTGCGTGAACTCGCGGACATCACCGAGGGCTACGTCGGGAGCGATCTCGAATCGATCGCTCGCGAGGCCGCCATCGAGGCGCTCCGCGAGGACGACGACGCCGACATCGTCGAGATGTCACACTTCCGGTCGGCGCTCGAAGACGTGCGCCCGACCGTCGACGAGGACATCCGGGAGTACTTCGAGCAGATGGAAGAGGAGTTCAAAGGCTCGGGGACCGAACCGCAGAGCCCCGGTGGGTCGGGCCGGATCGGATTCCAGTGA